The following nucleotide sequence is from Candidatus Hydrogenedentota bacterium.
CATGAGTCCCATGAGTCCCTTTCCCCGGCCACCCATCGAAAATTGACTTCAACCCGGACGGTTTGTATACTCTTCCAATTGTCTCGTGCAAACCAAGTTAGCCGGTTACGGGACTCGTATGCCCGGACGGGAGCAGTTGTGCTTTCGAATGCGGGCCGTGTTTTGTCGAAAAGCCGGTTTTTCTTGGAAAAGCAAGCGACTGGGGAGTCGCCAAGTGGTAAGGCATCGGCCTTTGGAGCCGACATCCGTAGGTTCGAATCCTACCTCCCCAACCACATAGTGTAACTTCAGGGACATCTGGACGGTGGCGTACTCAAAGAGCCTTAAAGTCTTCTGTGGAAATGCCTCACGCGCATTGGCCGAGGGCATCTGTGCGCATTTGGAAACCCCGCTGGGCAAGGCATCCGTCAGCTCATTCAGCGATGGTGAGATCAAGGTGCAGATCGGCGAGAACATTCGCGGAAGCGACGTGTTCATCTGCAACAGCACGAGTCCGCCCGTCAACACGAACCTGATGGAAATGTTGATCCTGATAGACGCGGCGCGGCGCGCGTCGGCGGAGCGCGTTACGGCGGTGGTTCCGTATTTTGGTTATGGCCGGCAGGACCGCAAAGACCGCCCGCGCGTACCGATTACGGCCAAGCTGGTATCCAACCTCATTGTGGCCGCCGGTGCGGACCGCGTCCTCACGGTGGATCTGCATTGCGGTCAGATCCAGGGGTTCTTCGATATCCCCGTGGATCACCTGAGCGCAGACGTCGTGTTCGTGAACTACTTTATCGAACGCGGTATCGACGACGTCGTTGTTGTGTCGCCCGACACGGGTAGCGTGGCGCGCATCCGCGAATTTGCGCGCCGGCTCGATGTGCCGCTGACCATCGTGGACAAGCGGCGTCCCAAAGAGAACGAAAGCGAAGTTATGAATGTCATCGGTGATGTGGCGGGGAAGCACGCCCTCATCTTCGACGACATGATCGATACGGCCGGAACGCTTGTGAAAGCGGCCCAGGCCATCAAAGACCGCGGCGCTATCGATGTCATCGCGTGTTCGACGCACCCCGTGTTCAGCGGTAATGCGGTCGAGCGCATTATGAATTCTGTGTTGGACGAAGTATTGGTGAGCGATTCGATTCCGTTGAAGGAAGATGCGTTGGCCTGCCCGAAGATTAAGACCTTGTCGATCGCGCCGTTGTTGGGCGAGGCCATCCGCCGTGTTCACCAGGAAGAATCGTTGAGCATCCTGTTCCGGTAATCCGCATTTTGTGCAGGCGCGGTTGAGCGCCGGCGTAAAATGTTCTCACGCAAGACGTTGAGGTTATGCCGCGAGGGTTCTTCGCGAACGCGCAAATGTTCGTGCGAGTTCGTGAAGAATCCGGGCTAAGACCGATTCGGAGGTAGACAGACCCATGGAACTGAAGACCCTCAAAGTGAACATACGTCAGGGTAAGGGCAAGGGCCCGGCCGGGCGTACACGCAACGGCGGAGACGTGCCGGGCGTGTTGTATGGCGGTGGAACCGACGTGCTCCACGTAACCGTCAACACGCGCGAATTCGGCAAAATCATCCAGGGCGGCGGCGAGCACGCAATCGTGCAGTTGGATGTTCAAGGCGATGCGTCCTTGAGCAGCCCGGCCTTGCTGAAGGAAGTGCAGCACCACCCCGTGCGCGGGCACGTGCTTCACGCCGATTTCCTGCGCATCCGTCTCGATGAGCGCATTACGGTGCTTGTCCCCGTCGTGTTGACCGGCCAATGCAAGGGCGTGGTCGACGGCGGCGTGGTGGACCACCAGCTCCGTGAAGTGGAAGTCGAGTGCTTGGCTCTCGACGTACCTGCTTCGTTGACGCTGGACATCACCGAGCTTGGCATTGGCGACAGTTGCCACGTGGACAAGCTGGTTGCGCCGGAAGGCGTCTCGATTGTCACTGACCCGGGCCGGGCCGTCGTGGTCGTTCAGGCTCCGCGCACCGTTCGCGCCGAAGGCGCCGAAGAGGGTGCCGCAGAGGGCGCCGAACCGGCATTGGTCGGCGACGAGAAGAAAGAAAAGTCCGACGACGACAAGTCCTAATTTGCCAGGAAGGGCGGCAGCGTGAAGCTTATCGTGGGACTGGGCAATCCGGGGCCACAATATCGAAACACGCGGCATAACGTGGGTTTCCGGGCGGTTGAGCGTGTCGCCGAAATGCTTGGCGTTATGTTCGACCAGGAGAAGTACGACGGACTCATCGCCAAGGGTCAGCGTGGAACGCACGCGATCCTGCTCTTGAAGCCGATGACGTATATGAACGTAAGCGGCGTTTCAGTGGCGGCGGCGGCCAAGAACCGCGTTGCCAACCCGCTGGACCTGTTGATTGTGACGGACGACATCAACCTGCCCTTGGGGCGGCTGCGGTTGCGCGAAAAGGGCAGCGCGGGCGGCCACAATGGGCTGAAGTCGATTATCGAACGTTTGGGCACGGATGAATTCCCCCGACTACGCATAGGCGTAGGGGATAAAGAACCCGGTACCGATCTTCGCGACCACGTGTTGAGTGGGTTCAGGCCGGAAGAGAAACCCGAAGTGGATCGCGCCATTGATTTGGCGGCCGCGGGAATCTTGGACTTCGTGGACCGCGGCGCGAGCCGCGCCATGACCGAACTGAACAAGAGACAAAGCGAGGATCGGCGCTCGTCGGAATCTGAATCCGGGGGCGGCCGCGGGGGTTCACGGCCGCGTACCGGGCCAGAGTAAAGGTGATTAGGTTTATGAAGCACACCATCAGCGTCTTGGTCGAGAACCACTTCGGCGTCTTGGCACGAGTCTCGGGGCTGTTCAGTGCCCGCGGCTACAACATCGACAGTCTTTGCGTGGGTGAAACCGAAGACCCAACGATCAGCCGGATGACCGTGGTGGTGCGGGGCGACGAGCGCGTCTTGGCTCAAATCGTAAAGCAACTTGAAAAGCTGGTCGACGTAATCAAAGTCATCGACCTCACGCAAGAGAACTATGTCGAGCGCGAGCTTGCCATGGTGCGCGTCGGCGTGAACGGCTCCAAGCGCGGCGAAGTCATTGAAATTGCCAACATCTTCCGCGCCAAGGTCGTCGACATGAGCAAAGACGCGATGGTAGTCGAGGCTACCGGTAGCGAAGACAAAGTGCAGGCTTTCATCGACATGATGCGGCCGTTTGGAATTCTTGAACTGGTGCGGACAGGTCGAATCGCGATCGCCCGTTCGGCCAAAAACCACGAGAAAGGGACATTGAATGGCTAAGATCTACTACGACAAGGATGCGGACAAGAGCATTCTTAAGAACAAGACGGTTGCCATTATCGGTTTCGGCAGCCAGGGCCACGCCCATGCGCAGAACCTGCGCGACAGCGGCGTCAACGTCGTGGTCGGCGAAGTCATCAAGGACGATAACCCCAATTACAAGGCTGCTCTCGACGCCGGTCTCCCCGTGATGACCGCCGCGGAAGCCACCAAGAAAGCCCAGATCATCGTCATTCTCGTGCCCGATACCATTCAGAAGATGGTGTACGAGAAGGAAATCCTGCCCAATCTCGACAAGGGCGACTCCCTTGTATTCGCCCACGGGTTCAACATTCACTTCAAGTGCATCGAGCCTTCGCCCGATGTCGATGTGTGGATGATTGCCCCGAAAGGCCCCGGTCACCTTGTTCGCGATGAGTTCGTGAAGGGCGCCGGCGTTCCTTGTCTCGTGGCCATCTACCAGAACTCCACCGGAAAGGCCCTCGATATCGCCCTTGCCTACGGATGCTCCATCGGTGGCGGACGCGGCGGAATCATTGAGACCACCTTCAAGGAAGAAACCGAAACCGACCTGTTCGGCGAGCAGACGGTGCTCTGCGGCGGTTCCGCGGCCCTTATCAAGGCCGGGTTCGAAGTGTTGGTCGAAGCCGGTTACCAGCCCGAGATCGCCTACTTCGAAGTCATGCACGAACTGAAACTCATTGTCGACCTGTACTACCGCGGCGGGTTGAAGTTTATGAACTATTCCGTGAGCGACACGGCGGAATACGGCGGTCTTTCCATCGGTCCGAAGATCATCACCGACGAGACCAAGAAGGTCATGCGCGATGTGTTAAAACGCATCCAAACTGGCGAATTTGCCAAGGAATGGCTCGCCGAATTCCAGTCCGGCGGCGCCACTTTCAAGAAGCTTCGCCAGCAGGACGCGGAGCACCCCGTGGAGAAGGTTGGGGCGGAACTCCGAAAGATGATGCCCTGGATTAAGTAACGGGGCGCCGCGGCGAAAGCCGCGGCGCTTTTTTTGTAGTATCGGAAAGTTGAATCACGATGTGTCGATGCGAACAATAGTAGGGTTGCTTGGCGCATAGCCTGAAACCGTTCGCGTGACGCGGATGTGTGGGTGCGGAGTGCGGAGTCGTGAGACTCCCCCCGCTGGGAGATCTTGATCGTTGAAGAATCTGTTGCCATTGCAGGAACTCGACCTCAAAATTGAGGCGTGCCGTGCGCGCGAACTTGAGATTCCAAAGCAAAAAGGAAAATTCGAAGTACAGCGGAAGCGTTTGCTCGCCGAGATACAGGAACGCGAAGGGGCGATGCGTGCGCTTCAACTGGAACAGCGCGAGTGCGAAACCGATATCTCCCAGCGGCAATCCCAGATCGGCAAGTACGAGCAGCAGCTCCTCTCCGTAAAGAAGAATGAGGAGTATCAGGCGCTGCTGCACGAAATTGACCAGTTAAAGAAGCAGATTTCGGCCAAAGAAGAACGCATCATCACGTTGCTGGTTGAACTGGACAGCGTGAAAGAGCATTTGGCGGAAGATAAGAAACGTATCGACGCGGAGCTGAAAGGAATCGACCGGCAATGCGCCGAAGTTGACGCCGAATTGGCCGAGGCCGTTGCCCAGCGCCAAGAGCTGGAAAACAAGCGCGGGCCGCTCGCCGAAAAGGTTGACGCTTCGCTGCTCAGCCGTTACAACCGGATTCGCTCCAGCAAGAAGGTCGGCGCCGCCGCCGTTCCGTTAAACGGCAGCAATTGCACCGGGTGCCACATGACGGTGACGCCGCAAGTTGTTAACGAGGTCCTGGCCGGAAAAGTGCACGCCTGCGCACACTGTGGAAGACTCCTCTATTTCAAGGATAACTTCCATCAAGACGGCGTGCAGTCCGCATAATTCTGGAAACCTATGCCTTTTCTAAAACGCAGACGTTTTGTATCGGTCATCGGCCGCAAAAGCAGCGTGCCGGATGGACTGTGGATCAAGTGTCCGGGCTGTGGTCAGCCCGTGAGCAGGACGGACGTCGAAGAGAACCAGTCCGTTTGCCCGGCGTGCGATTATCACCATCGCATTCCAGCTGACCGGCGCATTGAGTTCTTGCTGGACCCCGACTCGTTTGTCGAAACGCACACGAACCTCGAATCTCTGGATCCGCTTGGGTTCGTCGTGAAAGAAGAGGGCACTAAGTATTCGTATCTCGACAAGGTGGCCGATTCGCGCAAAAGATCCGGAGTGGGAGAGTCCATCGTGACCGGCATCGGCACGGTAGAAGGCGCGCGCGCCTCGTTCGGTGTCATGGAATTCTCGTTCCTGGGCGGAAGCATGGGATCGGCCATGGGCGAGAAGTTCTGCCGGGCGGCGCAAGACGCCATCCGCGAACGCATCCCCTACGTCGTGTTTTCCTCTTCCGGCGGCGCGCGCATGATGGAAGGTATTCTGAGCCTCATGCAAATGGCGAAGACTTCCGAAGCCGTCCGGCAACTGAACGAAGCCGGCATCCCGTACATCTCCGTGCTTACGCATCCGACCACAGGCGGCGTATACGCCAGCTTTGCGAGCCTGGGCGACATCATTCTGGCCGAGCCCAACGCACAGATCGGTTTCGCAGGGCCGCGTTTGATTGAAGGCGCTTTGAAGGTCAAGCTTCCTGAAGGATTTCAGTCCACCGAGTATCAGTATCAGAACGGGTTCGTAGACCGAATTGTGAATCGCACTGAAATGCGGAGCATTCTCGGAAAGTTGCTGCTCTACCTGAAACCTCAGTGAATCCACGAGAATATCTTGCCGGGCTCGAGTTCCACGGCATCAAGCTCGGCCTCGACAACATCACCTACCTTCTCAACCAGGCAGGCCGCCCTCATACGGCCTATCCGACCGTGCATGTCGCCGGTACCAATGGCAAAGGCAGTGTGGTTGCCATGCTGGACGCGATGTTGCGCGCAGCCGGCTATTGTGTGGGCCGCTTCACGAGTCCGCACCTGATTCAGCTCAACGAGCGCTTCATCATCAATGCACAGCCAATCGACGACGGGGAACTCGATTCTCAGATAGAGTACTTCCGAAATCTCGCGGAACAAAGGGACGCACCTCCCACGTATTTTGAACTATGCACGGCCATCGCCTTTCGATGGTTTCAACGACGTGAAGTGGATGCCGCGATCATCGAGGTGGGCATGGGGGGGAGATTCGATTCCACGAACGTCATCACGCCGCTTGCGTGTGCCATAACAAACATCGACTTGGAGCACACACAGTACCTTGGCGACACGCGCGCCAAGATCGCCTTCGAGAAAGCGGGGATCATCAAGCGAGGCGTGCCCACTGTCGTCTCGGAGAAGGACCGAGAACCGCTCGAAGTCATCCTCGCGCGAGCCCGCGATCTCGACAGCCGTTGTTATCTGCTGGGAGACGACTTCACGTACACGTTGGACGGAACAGTCCTGAATTCGCGTTTCACCTATCGCAGCAAGAGTCTGACCCTGTCGAACGTGTCGCTAGGCTTGGCCGGCCGTTATCAGGGCGAAAACGCCGCCGCCGCCGTCGCGCTGGCAGAACGCATTCAAACGTCTTTCCCCAATCTCACTGCCAACGCTATCCAGCGAGGCTTGGAGACGGCGCAGTGGCCTTGCCGGTTAGAGCGCGTCCTGGAGGCGCCGCCGGTATTTGTCGACGTCGCCCACAATCCCGCGGGCATGCGCAAGCTGGCCGCCGAACTAGGGTCGTGTATTGTGGTGATGGCGGTATCGTCGGATAAGGCGGCAGTGCAGATGTGCGACGCGATCGCGCCAGTAGCCCGCGAGTTGATCCTGACGCAGTACGCTGGGCACCGTGGATTACCCGTTGACGCTTTGTGCGCGGCAGCGGGCAACCACCGCAGCTTCCGGCGCGTTGAGCAATTGGACGACGCCATCGCCGCGGGCATGGCGCTTGCCTCAAACGATTGTCCTCTGGTCGTTACGGGCTCGGTCTTCACGGCGGGACAAGCGCGCGAGATTCTCATCGAGGATTACGGGGCCAAGCCGCTTCTCTTCTGAGGAACGGACTCAGCGAGGTTCGGCGAATAAAAGCGTGGCGAAGTCCAGTGTGTAGCATCGCTCGACGCCGAAACCGTATGGGCGCTTTGCCATGTGCGCCAAATAGGCGTCTTCTCTCCACCAACGGTACGGCAATTCGAAGATATATCCCCAGTCGGAGGGATCCTTTGGGACATTGAGTTCCTTTGCATTCGTATAGCCAGCCCAGCCCGCCGGATCGTCGAGGTATTTCACATAGAAATCCACGGCGTCTTTCAAGGTAGTAGCGTTTGATGAACGAAGGTCTCGGAGATCCGAATAGCCGTGTCGTTCGGCAAGATGGACGGCTTGTGTCATGCCTTCCAGAGCCATCAGCGTGTAGGTTCCCGCCTTTTCGTGGCGGCGCAGTTCCTTTGGAAGCCGGCCTTCCTTGCCAATTTGCCCCTTGATTCCGTGACGATAGTAATTCACCGCCGTCTGAAAGAGTTCAGGGTCTTCGAGCGCATGTCCCGCGCACATCAGGAACACGACCTGCCAATTGTGGTGGTTGTTCTTATAGAAGACCTCAGAGCGGCAGTACGAGACGAATGGTTTCAGCCAAGCGCGAAATGACTCAATCTCGTCTTGTTTAAGATAACCCTCTCCCTTAAGAAGGTCGAAAGCATACAGAAAGGACGGAAAACTATAGGTGATTACCAGTCGCGTATCGCCGCCCTGCGAGAGCGTGATAAATTCCCACCATTCCCCGCCATCGACCGGGTGTGTCAACGAATCCACCCAGGCGAACAGAAACTCCTTGGACTTTGCCGCATATGCTGTCTTGCCCGTCACCGCATAGGCGAGCGCAAGTGCATGCGCCGTACGCGCATCCTGACGCAACTGGCGAGTCAGCGTCTGCTGAGTCTCGCGCTTCGACGTGTAGTACCCCGGGATTTCCAGCTTCCCGGCAATAGGATTAGGAGTCGCCGACAACATCCCGTCCGCTGTGGAGACCAGTCCTGCGTATGCCGCCTTCAGAACCCCCGTATCATTCGCGACGTTGTCCTTGATTCGATTCAGGTCGTCGCGATTGACCAGCAGGTTTGGGCTTTCCCAAACTTCCCGCGGAACGGATTCCAACGTGGAATGGCCGCACGCGGAAAGACATGCGGTGAGCGCGAGCGTTGAGATGGCGAAGAGGACTCGGTCCTTGGAAAAGGCTTGTATGGAGGCTGTCTTCTGCTTCACCCAATTTCGACACACCGGCCTTTTTCGGCCGACTGGTAGAGCGAATCGATTACCGTCATGTTTGCGATGGCATCTTCAATTGGCCAGCGCGTGGAGGCGTGTGTCCGGCACGCATTGCCGAAGTCCTCGACTTCAAGCAGGTAGGTGTTTGCTCCGGGGATTCGTACGGTTTCTTCGTGTTCGCCGCGTTTGATGGTATACGTGGCGAAGTCCTCTCCGGGGAACCAAGGCTTGGGTATGGTGATGATTCCTTCCGAACCTTCAATCTCGACGTAGCTTCGGTCGTATTGCTCGAAACTGCACTCAAAGTGGCTCAGCAATCCGTTGGGAAACTCCAACACGCCGATCATCGTGCCGTCCACGCCCTCGCGCCGCGCGATCGCAGCCGCACGAATTGGCTCCGTTCCCGCGATCAGCCTTGACACGTTGACGCAGTAGCAGCCCACATCCATCAGCGAACCGCCGCAGAGTTCCTTGCTCCAGCGAATGTTCGTGCGGTCGGGCAGGCGAAACGCGAACGCGCTGCGTATGGCCATC
It contains:
- a CDS encoding ribose-phosphate pyrophosphokinase, which encodes MAYSKSLKVFCGNASRALAEGICAHLETPLGKASVSSFSDGEIKVQIGENIRGSDVFICNSTSPPVNTNLMEMLILIDAARRASAERVTAVVPYFGYGRQDRKDRPRVPITAKLVSNLIVAAGADRVLTVDLHCGQIQGFFDIPVDHLSADVVFVNYFIERGIDDVVVVSPDTGSVARIREFARRLDVPLTIVDKRRPKENESEVMNVIGDVAGKHALIFDDMIDTAGTLVKAAQAIKDRGAIDVIACSTHPVFSGNAVERIMNSVLDEVLVSDSIPLKEDALACPKIKTLSIAPLLGEAIRRVHQEESLSILFR
- a CDS encoding 50S ribosomal protein L25 → MELKTLKVNIRQGKGKGPAGRTRNGGDVPGVLYGGGTDVLHVTVNTREFGKIIQGGGEHAIVQLDVQGDASLSSPALLKEVQHHPVRGHVLHADFLRIRLDERITVLVPVVLTGQCKGVVDGGVVDHQLREVEVECLALDVPASLTLDITELGIGDSCHVDKLVAPEGVSIVTDPGRAVVVVQAPRTVRAEGAEEGAAEGAEPALVGDEKKEKSDDDKS
- the pth gene encoding aminoacyl-tRNA hydrolase; the protein is MKLIVGLGNPGPQYRNTRHNVGFRAVERVAEMLGVMFDQEKYDGLIAKGQRGTHAILLLKPMTYMNVSGVSVAAAAKNRVANPLDLLIVTDDINLPLGRLRLREKGSAGGHNGLKSIIERLGTDEFPRLRIGVGDKEPGTDLRDHVLSGFRPEEKPEVDRAIDLAAAGILDFVDRGASRAMTELNKRQSEDRRSSESESGGGRGGSRPRTGPE
- the ilvN gene encoding acetolactate synthase small subunit, whose amino-acid sequence is MKHTISVLVENHFGVLARVSGLFSARGYNIDSLCVGETEDPTISRMTVVVRGDERVLAQIVKQLEKLVDVIKVIDLTQENYVERELAMVRVGVNGSKRGEVIEIANIFRAKVVDMSKDAMVVEATGSEDKVQAFIDMMRPFGILELVRTGRIAIARSAKNHEKGTLNG
- the ilvC gene encoding ketol-acid reductoisomerase, whose protein sequence is MAKIYYDKDADKSILKNKTVAIIGFGSQGHAHAQNLRDSGVNVVVGEVIKDDNPNYKAALDAGLPVMTAAEATKKAQIIVILVPDTIQKMVYEKEILPNLDKGDSLVFAHGFNIHFKCIEPSPDVDVWMIAPKGPGHLVRDEFVKGAGVPCLVAIYQNSTGKALDIALAYGCSIGGGRGGIIETTFKEETETDLFGEQTVLCGGSAALIKAGFEVLVEAGYQPEIAYFEVMHELKLIVDLYYRGGLKFMNYSVSDTAEYGGLSIGPKIITDETKKVMRDVLKRIQTGEFAKEWLAEFQSGGATFKKLRQQDAEHPVEKVGAELRKMMPWIK
- the accD gene encoding acetyl-CoA carboxylase, carboxyltransferase subunit beta; translated protein: MPFLKRRRFVSVIGRKSSVPDGLWIKCPGCGQPVSRTDVEENQSVCPACDYHHRIPADRRIEFLLDPDSFVETHTNLESLDPLGFVVKEEGTKYSYLDKVADSRKRSGVGESIVTGIGTVEGARASFGVMEFSFLGGSMGSAMGEKFCRAAQDAIRERIPYVVFSSSGGARMMEGILSLMQMAKTSEAVRQLNEAGIPYISVLTHPTTGGVYASFASLGDIILAEPNAQIGFAGPRLIEGALKVKLPEGFQSTEYQYQNGFVDRIVNRTEMRSILGKLLLYLKPQ
- a CDS encoding bifunctional folylpolyglutamate synthase/dihydrofolate synthase; this encodes MNPREYLAGLEFHGIKLGLDNITYLLNQAGRPHTAYPTVHVAGTNGKGSVVAMLDAMLRAAGYCVGRFTSPHLIQLNERFIINAQPIDDGELDSQIEYFRNLAEQRDAPPTYFELCTAIAFRWFQRREVDAAIIEVGMGGRFDSTNVITPLACAITNIDLEHTQYLGDTRAKIAFEKAGIIKRGVPTVVSEKDREPLEVILARARDLDSRCYLLGDDFTYTLDGTVLNSRFTYRSKSLTLSNVSLGLAGRYQGENAAAAVALAERIQTSFPNLTANAIQRGLETAQWPCRLERVLEAPPVFVDVAHNPAGMRKLAAELGSCIVVMAVSSDKAAVQMCDAIAPVARELILTQYAGHRGLPVDALCAAAGNHRSFRRVEQLDDAIAAGMALASNDCPLVVTGSVFTAGQAREILIEDYGAKPLLF
- a CDS encoding alginate lyase family protein, with the translated sequence MKQKTASIQAFSKDRVLFAISTLALTACLSACGHSTLESVPREVWESPNLLVNRDDLNRIKDNVANDTGVLKAAYAGLVSTADGMLSATPNPIAGKLEIPGYYTSKRETQQTLTRQLRQDARTAHALALAYAVTGKTAYAAKSKEFLFAWVDSLTHPVDGGEWWEFITLSQGGDTRLVITYSFPSFLYAFDLLKGEGYLKQDEIESFRAWLKPFVSYCRSEVFYKNNHHNWQVVFLMCAGHALEDPELFQTAVNYYRHGIKGQIGKEGRLPKELRRHEKAGTYTLMALEGMTQAVHLAERHGYSDLRDLRSSNATTLKDAVDFYVKYLDDPAGWAGYTNAKELNVPKDPSDWGYIFELPYRWWREDAYLAHMAKRPYGFGVERCYTLDFATLLFAEPR
- a CDS encoding Gfo/Idh/MocA family oxidoreductase; protein product: MSSVIRWGILGTAHIGRSLLRAIGDAKGNCVQAVASREWTRASEWAREYGVPRVFGSYQEMLDSGEIDAVYNPLPNSMHAEWTIRALDAGLPVLCEKPFTISAKEAREVAAVAARTHLPLAEAFMYRYHPMYDRVLQSITSGEIGQVMAIRSAFAFRLPDRTNIRWSKELCGGSLMDVGCYCVNVSRLIAGTEPIRAAAIARREGVDGTMIGVLEFPNGLLSHFECSFEQYDRSYVEIEGSEGIITIPKPWFPGEDFATYTIKRGEHEETVRIPGANTYLLEVEDFGNACRTHASTRWPIEDAIANMTVIDSLYQSAEKGRCVEIG